The proteins below come from a single Ignavibacteriales bacterium genomic window:
- a CDS encoding CHC2 zinc finger domain-containing protein — protein MNYYNLKDTKRKATPKLGSLIASLKDRVTLEEVVERLGLPKKLNLQKTGSSLQGECPTGHSSTSGRCFSLDTANNLYHCFHCGEAGDIVELVALVNHIGRFQAVRWIAEQFDQSVISQLDAAADQETPEQKEYHQRGVLYQMIFEEGKRQLSLPNAQLVMDYLVKDRGYDATKLADTEFIYWDTDKDIRAYLVSKAPQMQDQIEALRLQGGYGDNFRLAIPFRDRHGVITGFMKRAHEKAGFTLRGKPGIRWDSTPGLDKSDLFGLNRIRKAEDLVVVEGYPDATYLPALGLTNIVALGQAAFSDKYINGLLSKEVRRIILALDNDGGTGDKNTEDICQRLADSDIGVFVIDPPTMGKEKDPDEYVQINGIDAFKKLVANAESASKWMAKRLMSKHDLKSDLGRTHAIDEALDYADSLKNALEAEAIVGALALELSLTPENLEKEFERTQQKKAAERLQEGIANVGSQVRQLIQNGEPEEAARLVAVAPLDLLADFRKTKQAPQTPLSEYLGEKKLADRNRTAGKRIGYQLNTFSEVDSKLCGLQAGLYIAAADPNIGKTAFMVSLAIDVLKANPDVHSLFYTMDDSRDTIINRFLANRTDMAINSIRFKPVGTPEEQMIDTAYKEMGQWASSGRLDIKEISEWLTMSAIQNDIQSHPHRDKLVVFIDGLYNVPMDENFRSLREENIQRANQVKQLVKLFKIPVIATAEFRKQGREEPAAGRGARTIHDIMETGKYGYNADLIWLLSPKDPDKYATEDEPIILMEFGKNKLESFRGRIELKFIRAKSTMIPMGGIVTTTASQQLF, from the coding sequence ATGAATTACTACAATCTCAAAGATACCAAACGAAAGGCGACCCCGAAGCTGGGGTCGCTGATTGCATCCCTGAAAGATCGGGTGACTTTGGAGGAGGTGGTTGAGCGACTAGGCCTTCCAAAGAAACTCAATCTTCAGAAGACAGGTAGTTCACTTCAGGGGGAGTGCCCAACCGGGCACTCCTCTACCAGTGGGCGATGCTTCAGTCTGGATACAGCTAACAATCTCTACCACTGCTTTCACTGTGGTGAGGCAGGAGACATTGTAGAGCTCGTCGCTTTAGTCAATCACATTGGGAGGTTTCAGGCCGTCCGGTGGATTGCTGAACAGTTCGATCAGAGCGTTATCTCTCAGTTGGATGCCGCCGCTGACCAGGAGACGCCCGAGCAAAAGGAATATCACCAACGAGGCGTCCTGTACCAAATGATTTTCGAAGAAGGGAAACGTCAGCTCTCTTTACCAAATGCTCAACTGGTGATGGACTACTTGGTGAAGGATCGTGGGTATGATGCTACAAAGTTGGCGGATACGGAGTTCATCTATTGGGACACGGACAAGGACATCCGGGCGTATCTGGTCTCAAAAGCACCTCAAATGCAGGATCAGATCGAAGCTCTCAGACTGCAGGGCGGATACGGTGACAATTTCCGTCTAGCAATTCCGTTCAGAGACCGTCATGGAGTCATCACTGGTTTTATGAAACGGGCCCACGAGAAGGCTGGATTCACTTTGAGGGGCAAACCAGGTATTCGGTGGGATTCAACTCCTGGACTCGACAAGTCGGATCTATTTGGTCTAAATCGGATCCGAAAAGCCGAGGATCTCGTCGTGGTGGAGGGATATCCGGACGCTACGTACCTACCGGCATTGGGTCTGACGAATATTGTCGCTTTGGGGCAAGCTGCATTTTCGGACAAGTACATCAACGGCTTGCTGTCAAAAGAGGTCAGGCGAATTATCCTTGCACTCGACAATGACGGTGGTACAGGTGACAAAAACACGGAAGATATATGCCAGCGTTTGGCCGATTCTGACATCGGGGTATTCGTTATCGATCCGCCAACCATGGGGAAAGAGAAAGATCCTGATGAGTATGTGCAGATCAATGGAATCGATGCGTTCAAAAAGTTGGTGGCGAACGCAGAGAGTGCCTCGAAGTGGATGGCGAAACGCCTGATGTCTAAGCACGATCTCAAGTCTGATCTTGGCCGAACACATGCAATCGATGAGGCACTCGACTATGCCGATTCGCTGAAGAACGCACTGGAAGCTGAGGCTATCGTCGGGGCTCTTGCACTAGAACTCAGCCTGACACCGGAGAACCTGGAGAAAGAGTTCGAGCGCACGCAGCAGAAAAAGGCAGCCGAGCGTCTGCAGGAAGGCATCGCGAATGTCGGTTCACAGGTGAGGCAGCTCATCCAAAATGGTGAGCCGGAGGAAGCTGCTCGACTTGTAGCCGTAGCGCCTCTCGACCTGTTGGCGGATTTTCGGAAGACAAAGCAAGCGCCACAGACCCCGTTGTCGGAATATCTTGGCGAAAAGAAACTGGCTGATCGCAATCGGACTGCTGGAAAACGGATCGGTTATCAGCTCAACACCTTCTCAGAGGTCGATTCAAAGCTGTGTGGGCTCCAGGCAGGGTTATACATTGCAGCAGCTGATCCGAATATCGGTAAGACCGCATTCATGGTCAGTCTGGCCATCGATGTCCTGAAAGCCAATCCAGACGTTCATTCTCTGTTCTATACGATGGATGATAGCCGGGATACAATAATTAATCGATTCCTGGCGAACCGGACAGATATGGCAATCAACTCGATCCGCTTTAAGCCAGTCGGCACACCCGAGGAACAGATGATCGACACAGCCTACAAAGAAATGGGACAGTGGGCGTCCTCAGGGAGACTCGACATAAAGGAGATCTCAGAATGGCTAACGATGAGCGCAATACAGAATGACATCCAAAGTCATCCACATCGGGATAAACTTGTGGTTTTCATCGATGGACTCTATAACGTTCCGATGGACGAGAACTTCCGGTCGTTGCGTGAAGAGAACATTCAACGTGCTAATCAAGTGAAGCAGCTGGTGAAACTCTTCAAGATTCCAGTCATCGCAACCGCAGAATTCCGCAAGCAAGGGCGTGAAGAGCCAGCCGCAGGTCGGGGAGCCAGAACTATTCACGATATCATGGAAACTGGCAAGTACGGTTACAACGCGGATTTGATCTGGTTGCTGTCTCCGAAAGATCCAGACAAATATGCCACTGAGGATGAACCGATCATCTTGATGGAGTTCGGCAAGAACAAGCTGGAGTCATTCCGTGGCAGAATCGAACTCAAATTCATTCGTGCGAAATCCACAATGATTCCAATGGGTGGAATCGTTACGACAACTGCTTCTCAACAACTTTTCTGA
- a CDS encoding DUF488 domain-containing protein, with the protein MIKLFTIGFTNKSAEKFFGLLTKNGVRKVIDTRLNNVSQLAGFSKGSDLQFFLSQIGDINYEHRIDLAPTKELLSGYRAKEMTWANYEEQYLKLLKTRDIAGKMVFEGLDKSCLLCSEHEPDKCHRRLLAEYLQSLRNDIEIVHLK; encoded by the coding sequence ATGATCAAACTGTTCACTATCGGATTTACAAACAAATCAGCAGAGAAATTTTTTGGCCTTCTGACCAAGAACGGTGTCAGGAAAGTTATTGATACCCGCTTAAACAATGTGTCACAACTCGCCGGTTTTTCGAAAGGATCCGATCTTCAGTTCTTCCTTTCACAGATTGGAGACATCAATTATGAGCATAGGATAGACCTCGCCCCAACGAAAGAACTACTCTCGGGTTATCGTGCAAAAGAGATGACTTGGGCCAATTATGAGGAACAATACCTCAAGCTGTTGAAAACAAGAGACATTGCGGGCAAGATGGTATTCGAGGGGTTGGATAAGAGTTGCCTGCTGTGTAGCGAGCATGAACCGGACAAGTGTCATAGAAGATTGCTCGCAGAGTATCTTCAGTCCCTTCGCAATGATATCGAAATAGTTCACCTAAAGTGA
- a CDS encoding phosphopantetheine-binding protein: MQLQDIDSPVRQTGLDSLDLVVVRVTLEKDFGLEIPDGDWFGFDSIGEAIQYCEQMGSHREISQHIDQPPSLARKYSINMPQMAISGLSENWLFKELGDIHWDLLFRGLGKCSSEVVDEDGNRLYATFARIQFCSASLSAYKENDEITIDAAIRRFGKGTFVSEAALKNTRIALEARLMTCFASREMTDNTKLLKCQPSEQIRGIPEYATTPEFLNEYRLIKKGLSDQIDIAGHSFRVGDDYIYEREYTLNPYYDLNGVGLLYFASYPVIADFCESKYFNGGHGSSRWETDYSTSCRDVHYFANCNIEDSIIFRLNSHDSVADGKVKSASSLYRKSDMTLMARIFTVKDREQGRHQTNEH, from the coding sequence ATGCAGCTTCAGGATATTGATAGTCCTGTCCGTCAAACTGGCCTGGATAGTCTCGATTTGGTGGTTGTGAGGGTTACGTTGGAAAAGGATTTTGGGCTGGAGATTCCTGACGGGGATTGGTTCGGGTTCGATTCGATTGGGGAGGCAATCCAGTATTGCGAGCAGATGGGATCTCACCGAGAGATTTCTCAACATATTGATCAACCACCTTCTCTTGCCAGGAAATATTCGATCAACATGCCCCAGATGGCCATATCGGGCTTGTCGGAAAATTGGCTATTCAAAGAATTGGGGGATATACACTGGGACCTTCTGTTTCGAGGATTGGGCAAATGTTCCAGCGAAGTAGTTGACGAGGATGGCAACAGGCTCTATGCCACATTCGCACGTATCCAATTCTGCTCAGCTTCGCTTAGCGCCTACAAGGAGAATGACGAAATCACGATCGATGCGGCTATTCGACGTTTCGGCAAAGGTACTTTCGTATCTGAGGCAGCGCTAAAGAATACCCGAATTGCTCTAGAAGCCAGACTCATGACTTGTTTTGCGTCAAGGGAAATGACTGACAACACGAAATTGTTGAAGTGTCAGCCATCCGAGCAGATCAGAGGGATACCTGAATATGCTACGACCCCGGAGTTCCTGAATGAGTACCGTTTGATCAAGAAAGGACTATCGGATCAGATCGATATTGCTGGTCATTCATTTAGAGTTGGCGATGACTATATCTACGAGCGCGAATACACTCTGAATCCTTATTATGACCTCAATGGTGTGGGTTTGCTCTACTTCGCATCTTATCCCGTGATCGCTGACTTTTGTGAATCTAAGTACTTCAACGGTGGCCATGGGTCATCAAGGTGGGAAACAGATTATTCGACGAGTTGTCGTGACGTTCACTATTTTGCGAACTGCAATATTGAGGACTCGATCATATTCCGACTCAATAGCCATGACAGCGTAGCGGATGGGAAAGTGAAGTCTGCATCATCGCTCTATCGAAAAAGCGACATGACTCTAATGGCGAGAATCTTCACGGTCAAAGATCGCGAACAAGGAAGGCACCAAACCAACGAACACTGA